A genomic region of Colletotrichum destructivum chromosome 5, complete sequence contains the following coding sequences:
- a CDS encoding Putative peptidase M20, xaa-Arg dipeptidase, bacterial exopeptidase dimerization — MSDVRVSIAAPADEHDSKPASEAWRGALNIDEARSIVNSHVDELDLSLHNEINKVLHNNPETAYKEFIAHETITNYLEKQGFAVKRNTYGLETSFEAEVGSGGRQVVVCAEYDALPDIGHACGHNLIATSSIAAFLGAARALSDLKIPGRLRILGTPAEEGGGGKAKLIDAGAFNPPEDIAAAIMAHPTAAHQGGSGDGSSGLAGFKLIASHKFRVEFRGKPAHAAGEPWKGLNALDAAVAAYSNVALLRQQIQSDERIHGVIEVGGTVPNVITDYTRMNWNVRSPTIDRADALLQRVKACLEAGAAATGCEINYILAPTYMNLRANDTLCKAYVEDMASIGETIQLHQAKPFNASTDMGNVSHLVPSFHGAFVIPTLPDVAGHHPEFAAAAATDEAHAAALKSAKGMAMLAIRVLTDDLIANGARKDFTTPDES, encoded by the exons ATGTCCGATGTCCGGGTTTCTATTGCCGCTCCGGCAGATGAACATGATTCCAAACCTGCGTCCGAGGCATGGCGAGGGGCTCTCAACATTGACGAAGCCCGTAGCATCGTCAACTCACACGTAGACGAGCTGGACTTGTCGCTTCACAATGAAATCAACAAAGTGCTGCACAACAACCCCGAGACGGCTTACAAGGAGTTCATCGCCCATGAAACCATTACGAATTACCTGGAGAAGCAAGGTTTCGCGGTCAAGAGGAACACATATGGTCTCGAAACCAGCTTCGAGGCTGAAGTTGGATCTGGTGGCCGTCAAGTAGTGGTGTGTGCCGAATACGATGCGCTCCCTGACATCGGCCATGCTTGTGGTCATAATCTTATTGCGACATCCTCCATTGCGGCGTTTCTGGGAGCTGCTCGCGCTCTTTCGGACCTGAAAATCCCTGGAAGATTACGCATTTTGGGAACCCCCGCGGAAGAAGGTGGTGGCGGTAAGGCGAAGCTAATCGACGCAGGCGCCTTCAACCCGCCCGAGGACATAGCGGCTGCCATCATGGCGCATCCAACAGCCGCTCACCAGGGCGGTAGTGGAGACGGATCATCGGGGCTGGCAGGTTTCAAGCTCATCGCCAGCCACAAGTTTCGAGTCGAGTTCCGCGGAAAGCCGGCCCACGCAGCTGGTGAGCCATGGAAAGGATTGAACGCATTGGATGCAGCTGTGGCGGCTTACAGCAATGTGGCACTTCTGAGGCAACAAATCCAGTCTGATGAGAGAATACACGGTGTCATCGAAGTTGGAGGAACTGTGCCGAATGTCATCACGGATTACACCCGCATGAATTGGAACGTCCGCAGCCCAACCATCGATCGTGCCGATGCGTTGTTGCAGAGAGTCAAAGCGTGTTTGGAAGCTGGCGCCGCAGCAACTGGGTGCGAGATCAACTACATTCT GGCACCAACATACATGAACCTGCGCGCCAACGACACACTCTGCAAGGCTTATGTCGAGGACATGGCGTCAATTGGAGAAACAATCCAACTTCACCAGGCGAAGCCTTTCAACGCATCCACCGACATGGGCAATGTTTCTCACCTCGTGCCTAGCTTCCATGGCGCGTTCGTCATTCCAACATTGCCTGACGTGGCGGGCCATCATCCGGAATTCgcagcggccgcggcgacCGATGAGGCACACGCAGCGGCTTTGAAGTCTGCGAAGGGCATGGCAATGCTCGCTATTAGAGTCCTCACCGATGACTTGATTGCAAATGGGGCCAGGAAAGACTTTACGACTCCTGACGAATCATAG